A region of the Helicobacter ganmani genome:
TTCGCCTAAAAGGCAAAGGGCAAACAATAGGGGCGCAAAGCGGGGATTTGTTGCTTAAAGTCAGTGTCTCTCCTCACCCACAATACACACAAGAAGGTGATGATTTGACAAAAAAATTTAATTTACCTCTAAAAATTGCATTATTTGGTGGCAAAATTGAAATTGAAACCTTGCAAAAAACAATTACTCTAAAAATACCAAAAAATACCAAAAATTCACAAAAATTTCGCGTTAAAGAGCTCGGCGCAATGAATCGCAAAACAAAAATTTATGGCGATTTATATTTAGAAGCAAACATTATTTTGCCCGATTGTGATTCTATGCCTAATGAGCTCAAAAACGCATTGGAAAAATACTTATAAGGAGATTTAATGTATAGTTATGATGAGCCTGTTTATTTAATCAGCGTTGTAGCCAAGATTCTAGCAATCCACCCGCAAACCTTACGACAATATGAACGGGAGGGACTAGTAGAACCGGGTAGGACAGATGGAAAAATGCGCCTTTACTCCCAACGCGACATTGACAAAATCAAAATGATTTTGCGCTTGACACGAGATTTGGGAGTCAATCTTGCAGGAGTGGATATTATTTTGCGACTTAAGGATAGGTTAGATGAACAGGACAAAGAGATTGAAGAGTTGCATCTTAGCCTAGAAAAACTCAAAGCCAATCAGCCGAGTAAATCTGTCATCAAAAAACAAAGCTCCTATGAAGTCATTATCTTTAAAGACCGCTAAATACAAATACTTAAGAATCCTGGAATTTAACAATTCCAATTCTTAATAAGATTTTGAACATTTTGCACAATGTCTCCTCGCCAAATACCGCTAATGCACGCTACCATTTGTGCTTCTTTTATTTGTGCAATATTTTGGGCATTAATCCCGCCAATCGCACAAGCTGGAATAGAGTGGGACATCATAGAAAATTGCTTAAATAAACTCAAATCCATTCTTTTAGCCTGTGGTTTGGTGAGAGAGCAAAAGCAAGATCCAAAGGCGACATAATCCGCCCCTGCTCCGACCGCTGCTTTGGCTAATTCCAAACTCCCATAACACGAAACACCCAAGATTCCACGATAATCTGCGCGAATTTGCCTTAATTCCTCTAAGGTATAGGGCGTGTCGTCTGCTTTTTTTCCGATATGCAAAGCCTCAACCTTAAGATTTATCGCCAATTCCACTCTATCATTGAGGACAAAAACCACATTAGAATCCTTGCAAATTCTCTCCAATTTGGGACAAAGTTCTGCTATTTCTTCATCACAGCTTTCTTTATCACGCAATTGGAACAATGCTATTCCACCTTGAATGGCAGCCTGCAAGGATTGTTCTAATTTATCTTTTGGCGTCAAAAGAGTATCGCTAATCGCGTAAATTCCTTTTAACATTATTCTATTCCTAATCAAAAATATTTTAAAATTCTATATTTTAAAAGGTAAAGAGAATTTAAAAATGCCCAAAAACAAAACAAATCCATCAAAAACCCCTCCCAATTCTCCGCTCTTAAGCTATGAATTTCGCTTGCAAGGCGTAGTGCAAGGTGTGGGATTCCGCCCTTTTGTGTATAAAATCGCAACCAAA
Encoded here:
- a CDS encoding heat shock protein transcriptional repressor HspR, yielding MYSYDEPVYLISVVAKILAIHPQTLRQYEREGLVEPGRTDGKMRLYSQRDIDKIKMILRLTRDLGVNLAGVDIILRLKDRLDEQDKEIEELHLSLEKLKANQPSKSVIKKQSSYEVIIFKDR
- the thiE gene encoding thiamine phosphate synthase, which encodes MLKGIYAISDTLLTPKDKLEQSLQAAIQGGIALFQLRDKESCDEEIAELCPKLERICKDSNVVFVLNDRVELAINLKVEALHIGKKADDTPYTLEELRQIRADYRGILGVSCYGSLELAKAAVGAGADYVAFGSCFCSLTKPQAKRMDLSLFKQFSMMSHSIPACAIGGINAQNIAQIKEAQMVACISGIWRGDIVQNVQNLIKNWNC